One Pyrus communis chromosome 13, drPyrComm1.1, whole genome shotgun sequence genomic window carries:
- the LOC137712355 gene encoding uncharacterized mitochondrial protein AtMg00860-like, whose translation MVTANSDLYMDQLQQLHQILKEYEAIFATLSSSPPHKIQDHRISLIEDPSKLEAIAKWPIPTSVKALKGFLRLTSYYMKFIPDFGKITGPLTALTKKDNFSWTQDTIDAFHTLKQAMLTPQVLALPNFTKPFIIESDASGTGIGAVLQ comes from the exons ATGGTGACTGCTAACTCGGATTTGTACATGGATCAACTTCAGCAATTACATCAAATTTTGAAGGAATATGAAGCTATCTTTGCCACTCTAAGTAGTTCACCCCCTCACAAAATTCAAGATCACAGGATCTCATTAATTGAAG ATCCTAGCAAATTAGAAGCCATTGCTAAGTGGCCTATTCCAACATCTGTTAAAGCTTTGAAAGGGTTCCTTAGGTTAACTAGTTACTACATGAAGTTTATTCCTGATTTTGGTAAGATCACTGGGCCTTTGACTGCATTAACCAAGAAAGACAACTTTTCTTGGACCCAAGATACTATTGATGCCTTTCACACTTTGAAACAAGCCATGCTCACTCCTCAAGTGCTTGCATTACCAAATTTCACTAAGCCTTTCATTATTGAAAGTGATGCATCTGGTACAGGTATTGGTGCAGTGCTTCAATAA